One stretch of Comamonas testosteroni DNA includes these proteins:
- a CDS encoding tyrosine-type recombinase/integrase, translated as MQDKNIPDKQSPDPSTLPTGSQLFRDWLEHEGSKSWDALDTSPGGNYEKVWQAWLMHLSGQAPIADKERPARRQHSSKSWHQASKLDVQSFLQIRDGQRAHHHPERKISPVTRRRYWRLLERIYDHAMEHGWISANPATGLEPAERPPSEDGKGHCLPPLLWQSLPRHFPSADGYQDARDRAIVLLLYEMALAPEEVRCLLWKNLLSSANQVWVGSSESIANGESPLPRYLQIEGGRNAQQRLLELPDSVAQALQSWRRFSAAQRGPSVIDGNHIVFYSRRGGELSVRMLFHVASQIIQRAHQAQPEDSQKFPLQRVGPQVLRNTAIVQWLRAGVPESEVIARIGVDSTRSLRHLQHYL; from the coding sequence ATGCAAGACAAGAACATTCCGGATAAGCAGTCCCCAGATCCATCCACACTGCCCACTGGAAGCCAGCTGTTTCGCGATTGGCTCGAGCATGAGGGCAGCAAGAGCTGGGATGCGCTGGACACCTCTCCAGGCGGCAATTATGAAAAGGTCTGGCAGGCATGGTTGATGCATCTGTCCGGGCAGGCACCGATCGCAGACAAGGAGCGCCCTGCCCGCAGGCAGCATTCTTCAAAGTCCTGGCATCAGGCAAGCAAGCTGGATGTGCAGAGCTTCCTGCAGATACGCGATGGCCAACGTGCGCACCACCACCCCGAGCGCAAGATCAGTCCGGTCACCCGCCGCCGCTACTGGCGGCTGCTGGAGCGCATCTACGACCATGCGATGGAGCACGGCTGGATCAGCGCCAACCCTGCAACCGGTCTCGAGCCGGCCGAACGACCTCCCTCGGAAGACGGCAAAGGCCATTGCCTGCCCCCCCTGCTCTGGCAGTCACTGCCAAGGCACTTTCCCAGCGCAGATGGTTATCAGGACGCACGTGACCGCGCCATTGTGCTGCTGCTCTACGAGATGGCTCTGGCCCCCGAAGAGGTGCGCTGCCTGCTATGGAAGAACCTGCTTTCAAGCGCAAATCAGGTCTGGGTTGGCAGCTCGGAAAGCATTGCGAACGGAGAGTCGCCCCTGCCCCGCTACCTGCAGATAGAAGGCGGCAGAAATGCTCAGCAAAGGCTGCTTGAGCTGCCCGACTCCGTGGCCCAGGCCTTGCAAAGCTGGAGAAGATTCAGCGCCGCACAGCGCGGGCCGTCGGTGATCGACGGCAACCATATCGTCTTCTATTCGCGCCGTGGCGGCGAGTTGTCGGTACGCATGCTGTTCCATGTGGCTTCGCAGATCATTCAGCGCGCCCATCAGGCCCAGCCCGAGGACAGCCAGAAATTTCCGCTGCAGCGTGTGGGGCCGCAGGTCTTGCGCAACACGGCCATCGTGCAATGGCTGCGCGCCGGCGTGCCCGAATCGGAGGTGATTGCCAGGATAGGCGTGGACAGCACTCGTTCCCTGCGCCATCTGCAGCACTATCTATAG
- the pdxH gene encoding pyridoxamine 5'-phosphate oxidase, with the protein MSSLSSSIADLRKSYERAELSESASNLNPLQQFDQWLQEAVRAQVPEPNAMTVATVSGDLRPSTRIVLIKGYDERGIVWYTNYDSRKGQQLAGNPFAALQFHWVELERVVRIEGRVEKVSAEESDAYFASRPLDSRIGAWASPQSQVISGRGVLMANAAKYSAQFLLNPPRPPHWGGFRLVPERWEFWQGRKSRLHDRLSYRQEGKDWIRERLAP; encoded by the coding sequence ATGAGCAGCCTATCTTCATCCATTGCCGATCTGCGCAAAAGCTATGAACGCGCAGAGCTGAGCGAATCCGCTTCCAACCTGAATCCCCTGCAGCAGTTCGACCAGTGGCTGCAGGAAGCCGTGAGAGCCCAGGTACCCGAGCCCAATGCCATGACTGTGGCGACCGTGAGCGGCGACCTGCGACCCAGCACGCGCATCGTGCTGATCAAAGGCTATGACGAGCGTGGCATTGTCTGGTACACCAACTACGACAGCCGAAAGGGTCAGCAACTGGCGGGCAATCCATTCGCTGCCCTGCAATTTCACTGGGTGGAGCTGGAGCGTGTGGTGCGCATCGAAGGCCGCGTGGAAAAAGTCAGCGCTGAGGAAAGCGATGCCTACTTTGCCAGCCGTCCGCTTGACTCCAGGATCGGGGCCTGGGCCAGTCCACAAAGCCAGGTCATCAGTGGTCGCGGCGTGCTGATGGCCAATGCCGCCAAATACAGCGCGCAGTTTTTACTCAATCCCCCCCGACCTCCTCACTGGGGCGGTTTCCGTCTGGTGCCCGAGCGTTGGGAGTTCTGGCAGGGGCGCAAGAGCCGGTTGCATGACCGCCTGAGCTACCGACAGGAGGGTAAGGACTGGATTCGCGAACGGCTGGCGCCCTGA
- a CDS encoding nucleotidyltransferase family protein, with protein sequence MLDSNMNQEVLPAPMVDPDLPCVLVLAAGRGERFLASGGSSHKLQAMLGLQTVLQTTLAAVQVSGLPWHLECGPHPGMGDSIAAAVKATAGANGWLILPADLPLIQAATLHELALQLTRLDSRELHVIQPFYQGRKGHPVAFSRAAAPALALLSGDQGAASIVRNAAENQRLQRWDCDDIGCVLDVDTVQALEEARRIWNDRNSRPPESP encoded by the coding sequence ATGCTCGACAGCAATATGAATCAAGAAGTTTTGCCCGCTCCCATGGTTGATCCGGACCTGCCTTGTGTGCTGGTTCTCGCTGCGGGCAGGGGAGAACGCTTTCTCGCATCGGGCGGCTCCAGCCACAAGCTCCAGGCCATGCTGGGCCTGCAAACCGTTTTGCAGACCACGCTGGCTGCGGTGCAGGTCTCTGGCCTTCCCTGGCATCTGGAATGCGGGCCGCATCCCGGCATGGGCGACAGCATTGCGGCGGCCGTCAAGGCCACGGCCGGCGCCAATGGCTGGCTGATCCTGCCAGCAGATTTGCCTTTGATTCAGGCCGCTACGCTACACGAGTTGGCCTTGCAGCTAACGCGGCTGGATAGCCGTGAGCTGCATGTGATTCAACCCTTCTACCAGGGACGGAAGGGCCATCCCGTGGCTTTCAGCCGAGCAGCAGCTCCTGCACTCGCCCTGCTGAGCGGTGATCAGGGTGCGGCCTCCATCGTGCGCAATGCGGCGGAGAATCAGCGTCTGCAACGCTGGGACTGCGATGACATCGGCTGCGTGCTCGATGTGGACACCGTGCAGGCCTTGGAGGAAGCGCGCAGGATCTGGAATGACCGCAATTCACGGCCGCCAGAAAGCCCCTGA
- a CDS encoding superoxide dismutase family protein, which yields MLLNRVAALFSRPAWTGLALAASLAVTACSTTSNTAAPSSSETAPAATRSKGVQSIARLEATKGSQVTGTVQFFPQPDGSIRVQGRVEGLAPNSEHGFHVHEKGDCSSGDGLSAGGHFNPGQQAHGKFGDTKAHHIGDLPSLDADTLGVATIDFVSKELKLDRGGNGILGRSLIVHNDPDDYTTQPTGNSGARLACAVIERGA from the coding sequence ATGCTCCTTAACCGTGTTGCCGCCCTCTTTTCGCGCCCTGCCTGGACAGGTCTGGCGCTTGCCGCAAGCCTGGCCGTGACGGCCTGCTCCACGACCAGCAACACGGCCGCACCCTCTTCTTCGGAGACGGCCCCTGCAGCAACTCGCAGCAAAGGCGTGCAATCGATTGCACGCCTGGAAGCCACCAAGGGGAGCCAGGTAACGGGCACGGTGCAGTTCTTCCCGCAGCCCGACGGCAGCATTCGAGTACAAGGCCGCGTGGAAGGGCTGGCGCCGAATAGCGAGCATGGCTTTCACGTCCATGAAAAAGGCGACTGCTCCAGCGGCGATGGCTTGAGCGCCGGCGGCCACTTCAACCCTGGACAACAGGCGCATGGCAAATTCGGCGACACCAAGGCCCATCACATCGGTGACCTGCCCAGCCTTGACGCCGATACCCTGGGCGTGGCGACCATCGATTTTGTGAGCAAGGAGCTCAAACTGGACAGAGGCGGCAACGGTATTCTGGGCCGATCGTTGATTGTGCACAATGATCCGGATGACTACACGACCCAGCCGACCGGCAATTCCGGCGCGCGCCTGGCTTGTGCCGTGATCGAGCGCGGCGCGTAA
- a CDS encoding gamma-glutamylcyclotransferase — translation MSALPLLNHSMRDADQMLERALVQWGGDEDLWIFGYGSLIWRPEFDFSERRSAHVHGWHRALKMWSTINRGTPQVPGLVFGMLSGGSCQGMAFRIPRNQGDTVMRKLWLREMPNAVYDPRWLPCRTPHGAVKALAFTLSRQSPHHTGELAPDEYRRIFSQAQGIYGTTLDYAQATFDELQRLGIDDKALRRLLAYADFQQARCSAVAAI, via the coding sequence ATGTCCGCCCTTCCTTTGTTGAATCATTCCATGCGTGATGCTGACCAGATGCTGGAGCGGGCTCTGGTGCAGTGGGGAGGTGACGAGGATTTGTGGATTTTTGGGTATGGCTCTCTGATCTGGCGCCCCGAATTTGACTTCAGCGAACGCCGTTCAGCCCATGTACATGGCTGGCATCGTGCTCTGAAAATGTGGAGCACCATCAACCGTGGCACGCCCCAGGTACCAGGCCTGGTGTTTGGCATGCTCTCGGGCGGCAGTTGCCAGGGCATGGCCTTCCGTATTCCGCGAAACCAGGGCGATACCGTGATGCGCAAGCTCTGGTTGCGTGAGATGCCCAATGCCGTCTATGACCCGCGCTGGCTGCCTTGCCGCACCCCGCATGGGGCTGTGAAGGCCCTCGCATTCACGCTCTCACGCCAAAGCCCGCACCATACCGGCGAGCTGGCGCCGGATGAATACCGGCGCATCTTCTCTCAGGCCCAGGGCATATACGGCACGACACTGGACTACGCCCAGGCCACTTTTGACGAGTTGCAACGGCTGGGCATTGACGACAAGGCACTCAGGCGCCTGCTGGCCTATGCGGACTTCCAGCAAGCCAGGTGCTCAGCTGTTGCTGCTATTTGA
- a CDS encoding OmpA family protein: MSFNSSDDDSQQRFALGFLFALIALVVSTVVGTVVYKRGISHAPKAEAAVSAPSATNVPVVVVEEAARVIVENGVVKFYFVSGKAEVAAGANEALSDVVKGVAEGKRAVISGFHDATGSAEINAELAKHRAQAVQAALVALGVAEDKVELKKPEQSQADGSNAEARRVEVILVD, encoded by the coding sequence ATGTCCTTCAACAGCTCTGACGACGATAGCCAGCAACGCTTTGCCCTGGGTTTTCTGTTTGCCCTGATCGCTCTGGTTGTCTCCACCGTCGTTGGCACCGTCGTCTACAAGCGCGGCATTTCCCACGCTCCCAAGGCTGAAGCCGCTGTGTCCGCACCCAGCGCGACCAACGTACCTGTGGTGGTGGTTGAAGAGGCGGCCCGCGTGATCGTGGAAAACGGTGTGGTCAAGTTCTACTTTGTCTCTGGCAAGGCGGAAGTGGCCGCTGGCGCCAACGAAGCGCTGAGCGATGTGGTCAAGGGCGTGGCTGAAGGCAAGCGCGCCGTGATCTCCGGCTTCCATGATGCAACCGGCAGTGCTGAAATCAATGCGGAGCTGGCCAAGCACCGTGCGCAAGCCGTCCAGGCCGCTCTGGTGGCACTGGGCGTGGCGGAAGACAAGGTCGAGCTGAAGAAGCCCGAGCAATCTCAGGCCGACGGCTCCAATGCCGAAGCTCGCCGTGTGGAAGTGATTCTGGTCGACTGA
- a CDS encoding nuclear transport factor 2 family protein, which yields MSDSVLEQLQQRLRHLEDIQSIQALKARYLRACDQKQPNAMRECFVEHGAVIEADGFPAFTDREEWVETFSRLAIANPSIQDMHHGHNPQISFMGADSAKGLWDLEFCQVNVKERTIVNLSGQYSDEYERINGYWQIRSMRFARGSFVMRQVDAGGIERVIALGKPPAAGFIGIN from the coding sequence ATGAGTGACTCGGTTCTGGAGCAACTCCAGCAGCGTTTGCGGCATCTTGAGGATATTCAGTCGATACAGGCTTTGAAGGCTCGGTACTTGCGAGCCTGTGACCAGAAGCAGCCGAATGCAATGCGTGAGTGCTTTGTGGAGCATGGTGCGGTCATCGAAGCCGATGGTTTTCCGGCTTTTACGGATCGAGAAGAATGGGTTGAAACCTTCAGCAGACTGGCAATTGCCAACCCATCAATCCAGGACATGCACCACGGCCATAACCCTCAGATCAGCTTTATGGGAGCTGATAGTGCAAAAGGCTTGTGGGATCTGGAGTTCTGCCAGGTCAATGTCAAGGAACGCACCATCGTCAATCTCTCAGGTCAGTACAGCGATGAGTACGAGCGAATCAACGGTTACTGGCAGATCCGTTCCATGCGCTTCGCGCGGGGATCGTTTGTCATGCGCCAGGTCGATGCCGGCGGTATTGAAAGAGTCATTGCCCTGGGCAAGCCTCCGGCAGCTGGATTCATTGGAATCAACTGA
- the gloA gene encoding lactoylglutathione lyase — protein sequence MRFLHTMLRVGNLQRSIDFYTNVIGMQLLRTSENPEYKYSLAFLGFEGGNPGQAEIELTYNWGTESYDMGTAYGHIALGVPDAYAACEKIKAAGGNVTREAGPVKGGSTVIAFVTDPDGYKIELIQRKDDLGTGTGLR from the coding sequence ATGCGATTCCTCCACACGATGTTGCGCGTTGGCAATCTCCAGCGCTCTATTGATTTCTACACCAACGTCATCGGCATGCAACTGCTGCGCACGTCCGAGAACCCCGAGTACAAGTACTCGTTGGCCTTTCTTGGCTTCGAAGGTGGTAACCCGGGTCAGGCGGAAATTGAGCTGACTTACAACTGGGGAACCGAGAGCTACGACATGGGCACGGCTTACGGTCATATTGCTCTGGGTGTGCCCGATGCCTATGCAGCCTGCGAGAAAATCAAGGCTGCCGGCGGCAATGTGACCCGTGAAGCAGGTCCCGTCAAAGGCGGCAGTACCGTGATTGCCTTTGTGACGGATCCTGACGGCTACAAGATTGAACTGATCCAACGCAAAGACGACCTGGGCACCGGCACCGGTCTGCGGTGA
- a CDS encoding ClbS/DfsB family four-helix bundle protein, with protein sequence MAVPQSKQELLDAIRKSYQQLMADLVNVPPERARESTLEGHAEGLWKAPWRPVIEQRPG encoded by the coding sequence ATGGCTGTGCCGCAAAGCAAACAGGAATTGCTGGACGCGATTCGCAAGAGCTACCAGCAGCTGATGGCCGATCTCGTCAACGTGCCACCGGAGCGAGCGCGAGAATCGACGCTCGAAGGTCATGCCGAAGGGCTATGGAAGGCTCCGTGGAGGCCGGTGATCGAGCAGCGGCCGGGGTAG
- the mobH gene encoding MobH family relaxase has protein sequence MKSIASKLLAMVPWSKAKPVLPAPADPLPLPDAPVGRGAQDQPLKPDEIHIAGSEPGWLRVLNAQQLLATVRAERAITQIWSQSHQSQAIWERDLLPAIRRYAEFVQLMPASEAHHHAHAGGLLSHTIEMLLAAMTWRNAHLLPGGSQIEIVDAQRDQWTYVVFFCALLHDIAKPMTDLRIAWRPVGENDPIRWAPAGGSLSQIAGQRTAEYLVDFAPKGQRDYSAHAKLAQLLLPRIAPESALRFLAHTPTALDALEQYLTGQDTDSLVAKIVKRADQLSTQRALQKGSKARFATAKAVPLIELLMQSMRTMLQAGTQLPLNRNGAAGWVFEGAIWFVAKRLADTVREHIQANEPDESVPGNAKNDRLFDTWQDYGAIELNPASGQAVWHVTVHGYAEDGSEQGAYMHDFAMLKFPLAKLFNHESKYPAAMRGRLEIRDRRKDGAGQDEQQAAATLSASESAAAIDANAPAAAASSAQPSQVAAKPAKQRPQDAAEAKKHAAIMREPTFTKPPNAAAKPRPAATTAAVAKTPAPETPSQTAAVMAVRAPTAPVQQTQADTAYDEFEAGAASRSGVPTPLKLDYDSLDNGEAAYLLGDSEGSYFLDPSESATASDKPGKKNKPAKNPQPAEKGAAPLEQPFQDAAAVPPPPPAAPPQPATLHQPPQAAATTAARPPSVKPAAAAPPPAPSAPKNPAQELRHDQVPRSQSVSAEFKRMAAELDELDDLPVLKGRTATASAPPAAAATPGPVLLLQPLPDIDANPDKPPPEPSPLALAFMQWVQMGLVNRELKFNETGAAIHFVEEGMALVSPKIFKEYARHGDREDGHEDLTVDELSTKTQREVIKCGWHLPAANRTNIVRYEIHSRGTVVAHLSCVVLTSPGRWVQPIPPSNPALKMV, from the coding sequence GTGAAGAGTATTGCTTCAAAGTTGCTTGCCATGGTGCCCTGGAGCAAGGCCAAGCCCGTGCTGCCTGCGCCTGCAGATCCGCTACCGTTGCCTGATGCGCCAGTAGGGAGGGGGGCTCAAGACCAGCCACTCAAGCCAGACGAGATCCACATCGCGGGCAGTGAGCCCGGATGGTTGCGCGTGCTCAATGCCCAGCAGCTGCTGGCCACGGTCCGCGCAGAACGGGCTATCACCCAGATTTGGAGCCAGTCGCATCAGTCGCAGGCCATTTGGGAGAGGGACCTGCTACCGGCGATTCGGCGATACGCCGAGTTCGTGCAGCTAATGCCGGCCTCCGAAGCGCACCACCACGCCCACGCGGGCGGCCTGCTGTCGCACACCATTGAAATGCTGCTCGCGGCCATGACCTGGCGCAATGCTCATCTGCTGCCAGGCGGAAGCCAGATCGAGATCGTTGACGCCCAGCGCGATCAATGGACCTATGTGGTGTTCTTCTGCGCTTTGCTGCATGACATCGCCAAGCCCATGACTGACCTACGCATCGCGTGGCGTCCTGTGGGCGAGAACGATCCAATCCGTTGGGCACCTGCAGGCGGAAGTCTGTCGCAGATCGCTGGCCAACGCACTGCCGAGTACCTAGTGGACTTTGCGCCCAAGGGGCAGCGCGATTACAGCGCCCATGCCAAGCTGGCCCAGCTGCTGCTACCCCGCATTGCGCCAGAAAGTGCGCTGCGATTCCTGGCGCACACGCCCACCGCCTTGGATGCCCTGGAGCAATACCTCACCGGCCAGGACACGGACAGTCTCGTCGCCAAGATCGTCAAGCGGGCCGACCAGCTTTCAACGCAACGCGCCTTGCAAAAAGGCTCCAAGGCCCGCTTCGCCACGGCCAAGGCCGTGCCTCTCATCGAGCTGCTGATGCAATCCATGAGGACCATGCTCCAAGCTGGCACACAACTCCCGCTGAACCGCAACGGTGCGGCAGGGTGGGTGTTCGAGGGGGCGATCTGGTTCGTGGCCAAGCGCCTCGCTGATACCGTGCGAGAGCACATCCAAGCAAACGAGCCCGATGAAAGCGTGCCTGGCAACGCAAAGAACGACCGGCTGTTCGACACCTGGCAGGACTACGGCGCGATCGAGCTCAACCCTGCCAGCGGCCAGGCCGTCTGGCATGTCACAGTGCACGGTTACGCCGAAGATGGGTCAGAGCAGGGGGCCTACATGCATGACTTTGCCATGCTCAAGTTTCCTCTGGCCAAGCTGTTCAACCACGAGAGCAAGTACCCGGCCGCCATGCGCGGGCGGCTGGAGATCCGCGACCGTCGCAAGGATGGAGCAGGGCAAGACGAACAACAAGCTGCTGCAACTCTCAGTGCATCGGAATCTGCGGCAGCAATCGATGCCAATGCACCAGCAGCTGCGGCATCCTCAGCCCAACCATCCCAGGTTGCGGCAAAGCCTGCGAAGCAACGGCCCCAGGATGCGGCAGAAGCAAAAAAGCATGCCGCCATCATGCGGGAGCCTACTTTCACCAAGCCGCCGAATGCTGCGGCAAAGCCCAGGCCTGCGGCAACCACTGCGGCAGTAGCCAAGACACCTGCACCAGAAACTCCATCCCAAACTGCGGCAGTCATGGCAGTTAGGGCGCCTACGGCGCCAGTGCAGCAGACCCAAGCTGATACAGCCTACGACGAGTTTGAAGCTGGGGCAGCATCGAGATCCGGCGTGCCCACCCCATTGAAGCTGGACTACGACAGCCTCGACAACGGCGAAGCCGCGTATTTGCTGGGCGACAGCGAGGGCAGCTACTTCCTCGATCCATCCGAATCTGCAACAGCATCGGACAAGCCTGGCAAAAAGAACAAGCCGGCCAAGAACCCACAGCCGGCAGAGAAGGGCGCAGCGCCCTTGGAGCAACCATTCCAGGATGCCGCAGCGGTGCCGCCACCACCACCAGCTGCGCCTCCTCAGCCCGCCACCTTGCACCAGCCGCCCCAAGCTGCCGCAACTACGGCCGCAAGGCCGCCTTCTGTCAAACCTGCAGCAGCTGCGCCGCCGCCAGCGCCAAGCGCACCTAAGAATCCCGCCCAAGAGCTACGTCATGACCAAGTGCCGCGCTCTCAAAGCGTGAGTGCCGAGTTCAAGCGCATGGCCGCTGAGCTGGACGAGCTCGACGACCTGCCCGTGCTCAAGGGGCGCACCGCCACTGCAAGTGCGCCGCCGGCGGCCGCAGCGACACCAGGGCCGGTTCTTCTGCTTCAGCCGCTGCCCGACATCGACGCAAACCCCGACAAGCCGCCACCCGAGCCAAGCCCCTTGGCATTGGCTTTCATGCAGTGGGTGCAAATGGGGCTGGTCAATCGCGAGCTCAAGTTCAACGAGACCGGCGCGGCGATTCACTTCGTGGAGGAGGGCATGGCCCTGGTATCGCCCAAGATCTTCAAGGAGTACGCACGCCATGGCGACCGTGAGGACGGCCACGAGGATCTCACCGTCGACGAGCTCAGCACCAAGACCCAGAGGGAGGTCATCAAGTGTGGCTGGCACCTGCCAGCCGCGAATCGCACAAACATCGTCCGCTATGAGATCCACAGCCGCGGCACCGTAGTGGCCCATCTGTCCTGTGTTGTCCTCACCAGCCCAGGCCGGTGGGTCCAGCCCATCCCCCCCAGCAATCCCGCATTGAAGATGGTTTGA
- a CDS encoding HNH endonuclease, producing MQLWSQDPTTGQRKIEVLKHKPISNLFIGQAGVWECVVTGEDGVFAIGHLPPSSALVAPLLPPTWPLPPQSPVKRDDKPTCRLSPLVLTEGTPKTLELTAYERNASARKQCIAHYGATCQACGLSYEKKYGIIGANLIHVHHLKPLSSIGHLYQVDPIHDLVPLCATCHHVAHSRDDPYSVAEIRAAIAEQQVRTIDLEYGQQ from the coding sequence ATGCAACTTTGGTCTCAGGATCCGACCACTGGGCAGCGAAAGATAGAGGTTCTCAAGCACAAGCCCATATCGAATCTGTTCATTGGCCAAGCGGGAGTTTGGGAATGCGTGGTCACAGGGGAAGATGGAGTCTTCGCGATAGGTCATCTACCTCCATCAAGCGCACTAGTTGCACCGCTACTACCCCCAACTTGGCCACTGCCTCCGCAATCACCAGTAAAAAGGGATGACAAGCCTACCTGTCGGTTATCTCCACTGGTGCTTACAGAGGGAACCCCTAAAACGCTGGAATTGACGGCCTACGAGCGCAATGCATCTGCGCGCAAACAATGTATCGCTCACTACGGGGCTACCTGTCAGGCATGTGGCCTGAGCTATGAAAAGAAGTACGGCATCATCGGAGCAAACCTAATTCACGTGCACCACCTCAAACCTCTATCGAGTATTGGTCACTTATATCAGGTCGATCCCATACATGATCTGGTGCCATTGTGTGCGACTTGTCATCACGTGGCGCATAGCCGTGATGACCCATACAGCGTGGCAGAGATTCGCGCAGCAATCGCTGAACAACAGGTACGTACCATAGACCTAGAGTACGGCCAGCAATAG